A region of Desulfolithobacter dissulfuricans DNA encodes the following proteins:
- a CDS encoding inorganic phosphate transporter, with amino-acid sequence MFAAYLSSGLFLGWSLGANDASNVFGTAVGSRMIRFRTAAIYCSIFVILGAVISGAGASHTLGKLGSVNAIAGAFIVAFAAGFSVYLMTRARFPVSTSQAIVGAIIGWNMFSGSVTDLTSLTKIVSTWIFCPILAGIFSILLYLLTAWVIRTLKIHMFKLDALTRWSLLLAGIFGSYSLGANNIANVMGVFVPVAPFESISFLAFTFSSAQQLFLLGGIAIAVGVFTYSRHVMETVGRGIFDLTPVAACVVVWSHSLVLFIFSSQTIERWLQAHGLPSLPLVPVSSSQAIVGAVIGIGLLKGGRAIRWRTVAGITSSWVVTPVIAAIISLISLFFLQNVFQQETYHPVHYSLDRETLTYLDRQGIPTKHLKELLWQEYPNAVAFKKAVESVTPLDREAVARVIRAASLDNLKITKDKLDQLTSSSLTPAQLEALRSLEGRIFLHRWQFEQALARKSSEFRPRPGDPAHNARIESLLQFLYVKFRQ; translated from the coding sequence ATGTTCGCCGCCTATCTTTCCAGTGGCCTGTTTCTGGGCTGGTCGCTCGGAGCCAACGATGCCTCCAACGTATTCGGGACCGCGGTCGGTTCCCGGATGATCCGGTTCCGCACCGCGGCCATCTACTGCTCCATCTTTGTCATTCTCGGGGCCGTGATCAGCGGGGCCGGCGCCTCCCATACCCTGGGCAAGCTGGGCTCCGTCAATGCCATTGCCGGTGCCTTCATCGTCGCCTTTGCCGCCGGTTTCAGCGTCTATCTGATGACCCGGGCCCGCTTTCCGGTCTCCACCTCCCAGGCCATTGTCGGCGCCATCATCGGCTGGAACATGTTCAGCGGCTCGGTAACCGACCTGACCTCCCTGACCAAAATCGTCTCGACCTGGATCTTCTGCCCGATCCTGGCCGGGATCTTTTCCATACTCCTCTACCTGCTGACCGCCTGGGTCATCCGGACCCTGAAAATCCACATGTTCAAGCTCGATGCCCTGACCCGGTGGTCCCTGCTGCTGGCCGGCATTTTCGGGTCCTATTCCCTGGGGGCCAACAACATCGCCAATGTCATGGGGGTCTTTGTCCCTGTGGCCCCGTTTGAATCGATTTCCTTCCTGGCCTTCACCTTCTCATCGGCCCAGCAGCTCTTTCTCCTGGGCGGTATCGCCATTGCCGTGGGTGTTTTCACCTATTCACGCCATGTCATGGAGACCGTTGGCCGGGGCATCTTTGATCTCACTCCGGTAGCGGCCTGCGTGGTGGTCTGGTCCCACTCCCTGGTGCTCTTTATCTTTTCCTCCCAGACGATCGAGCGCTGGCTCCAGGCCCACGGCCTGCCGTCACTGCCCCTGGTTCCGGTCTCAAGCTCCCAGGCCATTGTCGGCGCGGTCATCGGCATCGGGCTGCTCAAGGGCGGCCGTGCCATACGGTGGCGGACCGTGGCCGGCATCACCTCAAGCTGGGTCGTCACCCCGGTGATCGCGGCGATCATCAGTTTGATCTCACTTTTCTTTCTCCAGAACGTCTTCCAGCAGGAAACCTATCATCCCGTCCACTATTCTCTGGACCGGGAAACGCTCACCTATCTTGACAGGCAGGGGATTCCCACCAAACACCTCAAGGAACTCCTGTGGCAGGAATACCCCAACGCCGTGGCTTTCAAAAAGGCAGTGGAGTCGGTAACTCCGCTGGACAGGGAGGCTGTTGCCCGGGTCATCAGGGCCGCCTCTCTTGATAACCTGAAGATCACGAAAGACAAGCTCGACCAACTCACCAGTTCCTCCCTGACCCCGGCCCAGTTGGAGGCCCTGCGCTCCCTGGAGGGCCGCATCTTCCTCCATCGCTGGCAGTTTGAACAAGCCCTGGCCAGAAAATCTTCGGAGTTCCGACCCCGGCCCGGTGACCCGGCCCACAATGCCCGGATCGAATCACTGCTTCAATTTCTCTATGTCAAATTCAGGCAATAA
- a CDS encoding DUF47 domain-containing protein: MRILKNKIGIEKQIDDFLDQVSRSSLIFKQGAEAYLQQNQEDFQRRLEEIATVEHRGDELRRNIEIYLYSKTLIPESRGDVLELLENLDASLLDRFKGALWRFEIERPEINQAFQHDFLQLVNCSVEASEAIVRSSRAFFKDIDSVANHLDKVSYWESESDKVATRLQTAIFRTEELRLSHRMQIRDFARHIDKIADKAEDVADRLNIYVIKRSL, from the coding sequence ATGAGAATCCTGAAAAACAAGATCGGGATAGAAAAACAGATAGATGACTTTCTCGACCAGGTAAGCCGCTCTTCGCTTATTTTCAAGCAGGGGGCCGAGGCCTACCTGCAGCAGAATCAGGAAGACTTCCAGCGCAGGCTGGAGGAAATCGCCACGGTGGAACACCGGGGTGACGAACTTCGGCGCAACATCGAGATCTATCTCTACTCCAAGACCCTGATCCCGGAATCGCGCGGCGACGTGCTGGAGCTGCTGGAGAACCTCGATGCCTCGCTGCTGGACCGGTTCAAGGGCGCCCTGTGGCGTTTTGAAATCGAACGACCGGAGATCAACCAGGCCTTCCAGCACGATTTTCTCCAGCTGGTCAACTGCTCGGTGGAGGCCTCCGAGGCCATAGTCCGCTCCTCCCGGGCCTTCTTCAAGGATATCGACTCGGTAGCCAACCACCTGGACAAGGTGTCCTACTGGGAATCGGAATCGGACAAGGTGGCCACCAGGCTGCAGACCGCCATCTTCAGGACCGAGGAACTGCGGTTGAGCCACCGGATGCAGATACGCGATTTTGCCCGCCATATTGATAAAATAGCCGACAAGGCGGAAGATGTGGCCGATCGGCTCAACATCTATGTCATCAAGCGGTCCCTGTAG
- a CDS encoding cytochrome c3 family protein, which produces MDQATEVANSYRFLMAVKGFESPDWEENPSPANHNEYFALSQPVQLGCSGSAVKCHSGPGGLTQPPDGTMSQFCATCHGNFHTVATDESDGIGSSTNSPFIRHPTDLSLPASGEYAAYTVYNLSAPVARLTVPVASSSTVTPGSDAVMCLSCHVAHASDYPDMLRWDYTSVIAGTGSGVNSGCFVCHSTKN; this is translated from the coding sequence GTGGATCAGGCAACCGAGGTGGCGAACAGCTATCGCTTTCTCATGGCGGTCAAGGGGTTTGAAAGTCCGGACTGGGAAGAGAATCCCAGCCCGGCCAATCATAATGAATATTTTGCTCTGTCCCAGCCGGTCCAGCTGGGCTGTTCGGGAAGCGCGGTGAAATGCCACAGTGGTCCCGGAGGCCTGACCCAGCCGCCCGATGGGACCATGAGCCAGTTCTGCGCCACCTGTCACGGGAATTTTCATACCGTGGCCACCGACGAGTCCGACGGTATCGGCAGCAGCACCAACTCTCCCTTTATCCGTCATCCCACCGATCTGTCCCTGCCGGCAAGTGGGGAGTATGCCGCCTACACGGTATACAACCTGAGTGCCCCTGTGGCCAGGCTCACGGTGCCTGTCGCGTCAAGTTCTACGGTGACCCCGGGCAGTGACGCGGTCATGTGTCTTTCCTGCCATGTGGCCCATGCCAGCGATTATCCAGACATGTTGCGCTGGGATTATACGTCCGTCATTGCCGGCACTGGATCCGGTGTCAATTCCGGCTGCTTTGTCTGCCACTCCACCAAAAACTAG